The Sulfurihydrogenibium sp. genome includes the window TTTCTTGATACTATAAAAGAAGTTTTAGATAAAGGTATCAGATTATTTCAAATCAGAGAAAAAGACCTTCCGGATAATGAACTTTTTAAGCTTACGGAAGATGTTTTAAAGATTGCCGAAGGTTATGATGTAAAGATAATTATCAATAGTAGGCTTGATATTGCTTTACTTTTAAATCTTGATGGCGTGCATCTTCCAGAAAATGGTCTTCCAATAGAGCCTATAAAGAAAAAATTTCCCAATTTGATAGTTGGTAAGTCTTGTCATTCTTTGGAATGTGGATTACAGGCTTATCAAGATGGAGCAGATTATGTTTTTATTTCTCCGATTTTCCAGGTAGAGGGTAAAGCACCACCAATTGGAGTAGAAAAGTTAAGGGAAATAGTAAATAAATTACCTTTACCTGTTTATGCTCTTGGTGGTATAAATAAATACAATGTTCAATCTGTGCTTGATACAGGCGTTTATGGAATTGCAAGTATAAGATATTTTTTAGATTAGGTTTTTTATGGTGTTATGAAAGTGCTTTAAAATTTTAATTAAATATCTTGGGAGATTGCTTGTAAAAATCCACACCGTCATTCTGCAGCCGGCGAAAAATCTCCTCTTTTCACTCTTTCACTTTCTTAAAAAAAGAGATCCTTCGGCCTTACGGCTTCAGGATGACAGTCAAAGGTTGATTGAAATGTGCGAAGAATCTCACAAAAATTTTTAAAACATTCTTATTAAACCTTAACAGACATCACAGTAATGCCATATTCCTTTGCTCTATTTATAAACTTCTCTTTTTCTAACAAAAACGTTTTATTCGCTTCAACTGCCAAGACCTTGGCTTTTGCTTTCTTCATACTTTCAAGAGTTCTTACGCCAATAACCGGAACGTCGTATCTCATATCTTGATTACTACGTGCAGTTTTACAGACTACTGTATTCTCTCCTCCAAGCTCTCCGCCTCTTAAAATACATTTATCAGTTCCTTCCACGCCTTCCACAGCAATCACAACACCATCTTTTACAACCACAGTTTGACCAATATCAAGGTCTGCAACCTCTTTTGCTATCTTTATTCCAAATTCTACATCTTTTAAAACTTCTTTATCATCAACCGGATTTATCAAAAAACCTTCCGGGATTAGCAACTCTTTTAAATAAGGTGTTGGGTCTATAAATTTAAATCCTTCCGACTCAAGCTCATGAATGATTGATTGGAGTATAGATTTTGCTCTTTTGTCTTTTAATTTACTTAAAAATGTTTTTGCTCTATGGTCTAATTTATGAAAATGAAATAGTATTGAGCTATGCTCTATTTTCCCAAGCATAACAAGGTTTTGAATGTTTTCTTTTTTGAGAAAATCTATTATTTTTTGAGCTTCTGTGAATGAAAACCAATGAGTTTTTCCGTAGCGTTCTAACTCTTTATCTGCTGAGGATTTTATGGCTATGATGGTTAGATCTTCGTTGTTTTGATAGGCTGATTTTGCAAAGGCTTTTGGAAGCTCTCCACTACCTGCGATAAGTCCGATTTTCATTCTTCGTCAGATATAAGCAGTTTCCTTTTTGAAGCTTCTGGGGCTATTCCTCTTTTTGTTGTTTTGACAAAGTCTAAAAGCATTTGAATTTCTTTAGTTTTAGGAAGTTTTTCTTCTACTTCTTTTATACCCTCTGCCAAAGTTGGAGATGTTCTAAATAATATTCTGTATGCTTCTTTTAAAAGTTTTATAGTCTCTGAGCTAAATCCTCTTCTTTTTAAACCGACTAAATTTAAACCATACAATAAAACATGATTTTTTGACGCCCTTGTAAAAGGTGGTATATCTTTATCTACGGCAGATGCACCGCCTACCATTGCATAATCACCAATTCTGCAAAATTGATGTATTGGTGTCAGTCCACCTACAAATACATAATTTCCTATTCTTACGTGTCCTGCTAATGTGACGCAGTTAGCTAAGATTGTATTGTCTCCTACTTTGCAATCATGAGCAATATGAACGTACGCCATCAAGTAAGTATTATTTCCGATTCTTGTAATTCCATCATCAAAAGATGTTCCTCTGTGTACTGTACAGTATTCTCTTAAAACCGTATTATTGCCAATTTCTACATAAGAGATTTCACCTTTAAAGCCAAGATGCTGTGGAATGTTTCCAATAACACAGCCTTCATAGATTTCA containing:
- the lpxA gene encoding acyl-ACP--UDP-N-acetylglucosamine O-acyltransferase — its product is MVEIHPTAIVSSKAKLGTNVKVGPFSIIEDEVEIGDNTVIHSSVKIRNYTKIGSNCEIYEGCVIGNIPQHLGFKGEISYVEIGNNTVLREYCTVHRGTSFDDGITRIGNNTYLMAYVHIAHDCKVGDNTILANCVTLAGHVRIGNYVFVGGLTPIHQFCRIGDYAMVGGASAVDKDIPPFTRASKNHVLLYGLNLVGLKRRGFSSETIKLLKEAYRILFRTSPTLAEGIKEVEEKLPKTKEIQMLLDFVKTTKRGIAPEASKRKLLISDEE
- a CDS encoding thiamine phosphate synthase encodes the protein MLHKFYFITDRKKFKKPFLDTIKEVLDKGIRLFQIREKDLPDNELFKLTEDVLKIAEGYDVKIIINSRLDIALLLNLDGVHLPENGLPIEPIKKKFPNLIVGKSCHSLECGLQAYQDGADYVFISPIFQVEGKAPPIGVEKLREIVNKLPLPVYALGGINKYNVQSVLDTGVYGIASIRYFLD
- the lpxI gene encoding UDP-2,3-diacylglucosamine diphosphatase LpxI (LpxI, functionally equivalent to LpxH, replaces it in LPS biosynthesis in a minority of bacteria.); translation: MKIGLIAGSGELPKAFAKSAYQNNEDLTIIAIKSSADKELERYGKTHWFSFTEAQKIIDFLKKENIQNLVMLGKIEHSSILFHFHKLDHRAKTFLSKLKDKRAKSILQSIIHELESEGFKFIDPTPYLKELLIPEGFLINPVDDKEVLKDVEFGIKIAKEVADLDIGQTVVVKDGVVIAVEGVEGTDKCILRGGELGGENTVVCKTARSNQDMRYDVPVIGVRTLESMKKAKAKVLAVEANKTFLLEKEKFINRAKEYGITVMSVKV